The Nitriliruptor alkaliphilus DSM 45188 genome includes a region encoding these proteins:
- a CDS encoding restriction endonuclease produces MRSLPDKPRSSSIQAELLRMESEAEGPLDVWLERIATRNPPPVVDYAFACSNHRSEFLARVSEYSEDLVRIVLRGFLFPSGTLGLDRVGHEALKSWRRTGGTSPESEFVRRRERYFTLADAGVVRPTPPPWEGNTWVLDLLPHFPRQALEGLRAYFLAHAQHLPDGRLNGLDDATAIVRARYITFGIGPHRALAALRSLDPREFEHLVERLYHARGYATTLTRRSRDGGYDVMATCAEPGRREHLLIECKRWEKKVGVRVVRQLLGTVAERGARGGVLVTTSSFTRDAIDFGQDNRLDLVASDALLELLNKHLGAQWPERIDRRIAESLRQAGGHGGPGDSTGLTDEGTEPANREPWGESHVVV; encoded by the coding sequence ATGCGTTCGCTGCCCGACAAGCCGAGATCGAGTTCGATACAGGCCGAGCTACTTCGGATGGAGAGCGAGGCCGAAGGGCCCCTCGATGTCTGGCTGGAACGCATAGCAACACGGAACCCGCCGCCCGTAGTCGACTATGCCTTCGCGTGCAGCAACCACCGGTCGGAATTTCTTGCACGAGTCTCGGAGTACTCCGAGGACCTTGTACGAATCGTCCTGAGGGGCTTTCTATTCCCTTCCGGCACGCTCGGTCTCGATCGGGTGGGCCACGAGGCACTCAAGAGCTGGCGACGAACGGGAGGCACTTCTCCCGAGAGCGAGTTCGTCCGCCGTCGCGAGCGATACTTCACGCTGGCAGATGCCGGGGTCGTCCGCCCCACCCCACCACCGTGGGAAGGGAACACCTGGGTCCTCGATCTGCTCCCGCACTTTCCTAGGCAAGCACTTGAAGGCCTTCGTGCGTACTTCCTCGCACACGCGCAGCATCTTCCGGACGGACGGCTGAATGGACTCGATGATGCCACCGCCATCGTCCGTGCCCGCTACATCACGTTCGGAATCGGTCCTCACCGCGCCCTCGCAGCGCTGCGCTCTCTGGATCCGCGTGAATTCGAGCATCTTGTGGAGCGCCTCTACCACGCCCGGGGGTACGCGACGACACTGACACGACGATCACGAGACGGCGGCTATGACGTCATGGCAACCTGCGCCGAGCCTGGTAGGCGCGAGCATCTACTGATTGAGTGCAAGCGGTGGGAGAAGAAGGTAGGCGTCCGAGTCGTGCGCCAGCTTCTCGGAACCGTTGCCGAACGAGGAGCGCGAGGTGGCGTCCTAGTCACGACGAGCAGCTTCACCCGCGACGCGATCGACTTTGGACAGGATAACCGCCTCGACTTGGTTGCGTCCGATGCGCTCCTTGAACTTCTCAACAAACACTTGGGCGCGCAATGGCCGGAACGCATCGATCGGCGCATCGCGGAGAGTCTGAGACAGGCAGGAGGGCACGGCGGGCCTGGGGACAGCACGGGACTGACGGATGAAGGAACCGAACCCGCCAACCGAGAACCGTGGGGTGAGTCCCACGTGGTGGTGTAG
- a CDS encoding RES family NAD+ phosphorylase, whose amino-acid sequence MTTTTRPGTLYRACGSHHPAPWWHSSRDTAADPGRFDLVSPNGTCYWAGTPGAAILERIADPDQVDPPLATIAALSNLTVWLATYVSAAAPPLADATVASLPTLNGEIATIVPYDLTWWWADEFHDAGLAGIVYHGRFAQADCFALFAPSGPTADPSALLTRHPAIAMAERLPAAYRGNVTTVGTAASLPRAPAP is encoded by the coding sequence GTGACGACTACGACCCGACCCGGGACGCTGTACCGCGCATGCGGCTCCCACCACCCTGCACCATGGTGGCACTCCTCCCGCGACACCGCCGCCGATCCCGGACGGTTCGACCTGGTTAGCCCGAACGGTACCTGCTACTGGGCTGGCACCCCAGGCGCCGCCATCCTCGAGAGGATCGCCGACCCCGACCAGGTTGACCCCCCGCTCGCGACCATCGCTGCGCTATCAAACCTGACCGTGTGGTTGGCAACTTACGTCTCCGCTGCCGCGCCACCTCTGGCCGACGCCACCGTCGCGTCGCTACCGACCCTGAACGGCGAGATCGCCACGATCGTGCCCTACGATCTGACGTGGTGGTGGGCAGACGAGTTCCACGATGCTGGACTGGCCGGGATCGTCTACCACGGACGGTTCGCGCAAGCTGACTGCTTCGCGCTGTTCGCACCGTCCGGGCCGACCGCCGACCCGAGCGCGCTCCTGACTCGTCATCCTGCCATCGCGATGGCCGAACGGCTGCCAGCCGCCTACCGCGGCAACGTCACCACCGTCGGCACCGCCGCGAGCCTTCCCCGAGCTCCGGCCCCCTGA
- a CDS encoding J domain-containing protein: MSDRDPYEALGVASDATDDELKQAYRRRARELHPDRHGQASPAEQEAAQLAMVELNVAYDTIRKRRSGGEDPSGSIGSPLEVAHMLASRFAINAAVLRFSPANDEPGRLSRWEQRLLGELLDQLEEQFERSPADRFADRSSDHGRNAFELFGAVIEDFIWRATNSAEHEGQNVEDAFGLLHVTAFTLYGLAYKIGPTDPGFKQVVDKLADDIIAAYNGRLRAEEARVRRTSPRQPNRPDVGPRGQRPGGKPPVLWAPFWVAVVALMFFGAAWDLIDGLAGNHPVDGFSWVATFGLGALLWWQARESHRAGTWAHRLHRYVIEASGTAQARSPEGPKRGPSSASSHRPKQQRPNPASAPPPPSSSPPPPPSSSPPPPPSEPASRDESSGQADWDGPPRATRSGTVGTNHFTAKGDQSSKADTRTWVTVGIAAAAVIGLAAIGALLEEPPPPTATGASTPASTSPTPPPQPRPEPQPPRAQPWVTNGDCITEDPRERSMWQVSRCGDHDGIIVETRARRAGSVDPCRADHDLHFEDEWGFYCGQIVTDSTSAGGRFGMGPVVPDVTCIVVELEAAAKRPCTMPGAVLVTHLVATEAACGNEFYSSGYYYSLPTSTGHGAVCIDSFEFERAYP, from the coding sequence GTGAGCGACCGCGACCCGTACGAGGCGCTCGGGGTGGCTTCAGACGCCACGGACGACGAGCTGAAGCAGGCCTACCGGCGACGTGCCCGCGAACTGCACCCTGACCGGCACGGGCAGGCGTCCCCGGCAGAGCAGGAAGCTGCCCAGTTGGCGATGGTCGAACTGAACGTCGCCTACGACACCATCCGCAAGCGTCGTTCGGGCGGGGAGGACCCGTCCGGGTCGATCGGCAGTCCGCTCGAGGTGGCGCACATGCTCGCGTCGCGCTTCGCCATCAACGCGGCGGTGCTGCGTTTCTCCCCGGCCAACGACGAGCCGGGAAGGCTGTCACGGTGGGAGCAGCGGCTGCTCGGCGAGCTGCTGGACCAGTTGGAGGAGCAGTTCGAGCGTTCACCCGCCGACCGGTTCGCGGACCGGTCGAGCGACCATGGACGCAACGCCTTCGAGCTGTTCGGTGCAGTCATCGAGGACTTCATCTGGCGGGCGACCAACAGTGCGGAGCACGAAGGCCAGAACGTCGAGGACGCGTTCGGCCTGCTGCACGTGACCGCGTTCACACTCTACGGCCTGGCGTACAAGATCGGCCCGACCGACCCCGGGTTCAAGCAAGTCGTGGACAAGCTCGCTGACGACATCATCGCGGCCTACAACGGCCGACTGCGCGCTGAGGAAGCGCGAGTGCGGAGAACTTCGCCCCGCCAGCCAAATCGACCCGACGTGGGGCCCCGCGGCCAGCGGCCAGGCGGGAAACCTCCGGTGCTCTGGGCGCCGTTCTGGGTCGCGGTAGTCGCGCTCATGTTCTTCGGTGCCGCCTGGGACTTGATCGATGGGCTGGCTGGCAACCATCCCGTTGACGGGTTCTCCTGGGTCGCCACCTTCGGGTTGGGGGCGCTGCTGTGGTGGCAGGCCCGCGAGTCTCACCGTGCTGGAACGTGGGCTCATCGGCTCCACCGCTATGTCATAGAGGCAAGCGGGACAGCTCAGGCTCGATCTCCAGAAGGACCTAAGCGCGGCCCGTCGTCTGCATCCTCGCATCGGCCCAAGCAACAACGACCGAACCCGGCCTCGGCCCCGCCACCACCCTCGTCGTCTCCGCCACCCCCACCCTCGTCAAGTCCGCCTCCGCCGCCATCCGAACCCGCCTCGCGCGACGAGAGCTCAGGCCAAGCGGACTGGGATGGCCCGCCGCGGGCCACACGGTCAGGAACCGTCGGGACCAACCACTTCACCGCCAAGGGCGATCAAAGCTCCAAGGCCGATACCAGAACGTGGGTGACGGTCGGCATCGCGGCCGCAGCAGTGATCGGGCTAGCGGCTATCGGTGCGCTGCTGGAGGAGCCGCCGCCGCCGACGGCAACGGGGGCGAGCACACCGGCGTCAACGTCGCCAACGCCTCCTCCGCAACCGCGTCCCGAACCCCAGCCACCACGGGCACAGCCATGGGTGACAAACGGTGACTGCATCACTGAGGACCCGCGTGAGCGGAGCATGTGGCAGGTCAGCCGCTGCGGGGATCACGACGGCATCATCGTGGAGACCAGGGCAAGACGGGCCGGCAGCGTCGACCCGTGCCGCGCCGACCATGATCTGCACTTCGAAGACGAGTGGGGGTTCTACTGCGGTCAGATCGTGACCGACAGCACAAGCGCGGGAGGCCGGTTCGGGATGGGACCGGTCGTCCCGGATGTCACATGCATCGTCGTGGAGCTCGAGGCGGCTGCGAAACGGCCATGCACCATGCCCGGCGCGGTGCTGGTCACCCACCTGGTTGCCACCGAGGCGGCCTGCGGCAACGAGTTCTATTCGTCGGGCTATTACTACTCGCTGCCCACCTCGACTGGCCATGGGGCGGTGTGCATCGACTCGTTCGAGTTCGAGCGCGCCTACCCCTAA
- a CDS encoding tyrosine-type recombinase/integrase, whose product MTSSARWRGRTQVVDDRIDDLLIRLGSGGVESDETVDEYFIKWLETRRPSLAATTHGSYVAQYRYYISPHLGRVPLNRVTSASVAAWLNTLLTSGGRRGGSLSAATVRYSRILLHKAFEDAVATGALLVNPVSRVQAPQRDVNGLRRRYPASSWSVEELRTFLHQIDGHQFAPLFTLLSTTGMRRSEALALSWSDVDFKRREVSISKSLAVRDGQPVRGSPKRARSRRIALGEHGADALEDQLDRQQSSRARASSSWSNELDLVFTSPDGSFIPPSRATDRFRVTVARLPLSRIRLHDLRHTHAILLLQAGMPVIDVSQRLGHATPAVTLELYAQALQNPGHALAETFDQLLENRLWASNDLADARRRDWG is encoded by the coding sequence ATGACTAGCTCCGCGCGATGGCGCGGCCGGACGCAGGTCGTCGACGACCGCATCGACGACCTGCTGATTCGTCTCGGCTCTGGTGGCGTGGAGTCTGACGAGACGGTCGACGAGTACTTCATCAAGTGGTTGGAGACCCGACGACCCTCCCTCGCAGCCACTACGCACGGCAGCTACGTGGCGCAGTATCGCTACTACATCAGCCCCCACCTGGGACGTGTTCCGCTCAACCGGGTCACCTCGGCTTCGGTGGCTGCGTGGCTCAACACACTTCTGACATCCGGCGGGCGACGCGGCGGGTCGCTGTCTGCTGCGACGGTGCGGTACTCCCGCATCCTGCTGCACAAGGCTTTCGAAGACGCCGTCGCCACGGGGGCGCTCTTGGTCAACCCGGTGTCCCGGGTGCAGGCGCCGCAACGCGATGTGAACGGACTACGCCGCCGCTATCCCGCGTCATCTTGGTCAGTGGAGGAGTTGCGGACGTTCCTGCACCAGATCGATGGCCATCAGTTCGCTCCTCTCTTCACGCTGCTGAGCACCACGGGGATGCGTCGCAGTGAGGCGCTCGCTCTCTCGTGGAGCGACGTCGATTTCAAACGGCGAGAAGTGTCCATCAGCAAGTCGCTGGCCGTCCGAGATGGGCAGCCGGTCCGGGGGTCACCGAAGCGGGCGAGGTCACGCCGCATCGCTCTCGGGGAACACGGTGCCGATGCGCTCGAGGATCAGCTCGATCGACAGCAGTCGTCCCGTGCTCGCGCCTCGAGTAGCTGGAGCAACGAACTCGACCTCGTGTTCACGAGTCCCGACGGCTCGTTCATCCCACCTAGCCGGGCGACCGACCGGTTTCGAGTGACGGTTGCCCGCCTACCTCTCTCGAGGATCCGGCTACACGACTTGCGACACACGCACGCCATCCTGCTTCTCCAGGCGGGTATGCCTGTGATCGATGTGAGTCAGCGCCTCGGACATGCCACGCCGGCCGTGACTCTGGAGTTGTACGCCCAGGCGCTGCAGAATCCCGGTCATGCCCTGGCGGAGACCTTCGATCAGCTCTTGGAGAACCGACTCTGGGCATCCAACGATCTCGCCGATGCACGGCGCCGGGACTGGGGCTGA
- the mobF gene encoding MobF family relaxase translates to MKKVLAGRGAVDYYLAQTKRGLADYYLPEAAADGRPGSSVAMPYAPGSEWWGGGATALGLDGPVDHETFAPLFGEGMRPDGLRLGRRFRLPEEAAARRQADLAAAGEITDPYERWIAVHELRRGGGQASVAAWDCTFSPVKSVSLLWAAGDPGLQRQVWEAHSTAVEAGLTYLEEHAAYVRAGRNGVRVHDSSGLVVARMNEWTSRDGDMQMHTHCVVLNRAETRDDGRWRALDGRALLAARTGAGAVYNRVLEAELTRRLQVAWRQRPDGLRELEGVDEELIDAFSTRRRAITARLEQLTAAYEAKYGHPPAPAVISAMAQDATLSTRRRKDAVDDQDALDRWEETARRRGRVLADLPRHVVGRGRRARRGAAPIDASLDDEVNAVLDRIRDAGRASVSRHDILRAALDVLPARALTPAQLQDAAQALVDATLRRPELLAISAPDVLEVPAELRRSDGTSLYDRPQRHRWALRETLSEEAWLLQVATESRRGQLDPSSLERAVQFHELSADQAQAIRELLGDQRRVGLLVGPAGAGKTRTLRAVVDAWEATGATVLGLTVSQAAADVLSAEGQVRAENTSKWLYETRRGRWHLPAGALVIVDEASMVTTAELVEIAEQTRRVDGKLLLVGDPAQLEAIHIGGSFDLLAERIGASHLHEVRRFTDRWERQASLDLRRRDPAALAEYAMRGRIHGGTLGTVETDLFAAWQADALDADGGRRRSVLMIVGTNDQAAVMGERARAALLDAGLVSRGSSVQLRDNLASPGDHIVSRRNDRNLVTSTGGWVVNGDVWTIVAVHEDGAASVRKHADGATITLPAHYLAEHTHLAYATTAHRAQGMTVDACHALITLDTSHEQLYVSATRGRHSNRLWVVTDSDRDLIRDDHDLPAPEHVLSTLLARRNPDRLSAHQIIEDSQSEVGSLARLGAIYEDATRRATEQWMADLLAERGLFDVSADRQWPALVDRVRALTLGGCNIERLVPALLDQRPIDDARSVAGVLHWRLEPYTAHLANLRPLGPAAAIPLVGSPFVEVAQQAADLMSRRWRDLRANLDSQPAPAWVDEALGERPEDDTLRRRWLNAATAVAAYRERYEIADHTPMLGPRPAGVRPDAQALYDHAQHAVDRYAAHRLEHLSEEALFELAARQQDILDRRPHFDPAELERARRNLDAFERACRSAAGPDRRPAELDRSHAQRRVDRFEARAEAHKRWLGATATAAATRRQIAVSLEHRASRGARR, encoded by the coding sequence GTGAAGAAGGTCCTCGCCGGGCGCGGTGCCGTCGACTACTACCTCGCACAGACCAAGCGAGGCCTGGCCGACTACTACCTGCCCGAAGCCGCGGCCGACGGCCGGCCGGGTTCGTCGGTGGCGATGCCGTACGCGCCCGGCTCGGAGTGGTGGGGCGGCGGCGCTACTGCGCTCGGTCTGGACGGGCCGGTCGACCACGAGACCTTCGCTCCACTCTTCGGCGAGGGGATGCGCCCCGACGGTCTCCGGCTCGGGCGGCGCTTCCGCCTACCCGAGGAGGCCGCCGCCCGCCGTCAGGCCGACCTCGCCGCGGCAGGCGAGATCACCGACCCTTACGAGCGGTGGATCGCCGTCCACGAGCTGCGCCGCGGTGGTGGGCAAGCCTCAGTCGCGGCATGGGACTGCACCTTCAGCCCGGTGAAGTCCGTCTCGCTGCTGTGGGCCGCCGGCGACCCCGGCCTTCAGCGCCAGGTGTGGGAAGCACACAGCACGGCGGTGGAGGCGGGCCTGACCTACCTCGAAGAGCACGCCGCCTACGTCCGCGCCGGTCGCAATGGGGTCCGGGTCCACGACTCGAGCGGGCTGGTGGTGGCCCGCATGAACGAGTGGACCTCCCGCGACGGCGACATGCAGATGCACACCCACTGTGTGGTCCTCAACCGGGCCGAGACGCGCGACGACGGCCGCTGGCGAGCGCTCGATGGTCGGGCGCTGCTGGCCGCAAGGACGGGCGCTGGCGCGGTCTACAACCGAGTACTCGAAGCCGAGCTGACCCGCCGGCTCCAGGTCGCCTGGCGGCAACGTCCAGACGGGCTCCGCGAACTCGAAGGAGTCGACGAGGAACTGATCGACGCCTTCTCGACCCGACGTCGAGCCATCACCGCACGCCTCGAACAGCTCACGGCCGCTTACGAGGCCAAGTACGGCCATCCGCCAGCGCCGGCGGTCATCTCCGCGATGGCCCAGGACGCGACGCTCTCGACCCGCCGGCGCAAGGACGCCGTCGACGACCAGGACGCTCTGGACCGCTGGGAGGAGACCGCCCGCCGTCGCGGTCGCGTGTTGGCCGATCTGCCTCGTCACGTCGTCGGTCGGGGCAGGCGCGCCAGACGAGGCGCCGCTCCGATCGACGCCAGTCTCGACGACGAGGTGAACGCGGTGTTGGACCGGATCCGGGATGCCGGGCGCGCCAGCGTCAGCCGCCACGACATCCTGCGTGCCGCGCTCGACGTCCTCCCGGCCCGTGCGCTGACGCCGGCCCAGCTGCAGGACGCGGCGCAGGCCCTTGTCGACGCCACCCTCCGGCGTCCCGAGCTGTTGGCCATCTCGGCACCCGATGTGCTCGAAGTTCCCGCCGAGCTGCGGCGCTCCGACGGCACCAGCCTCTACGACCGCCCGCAACGACATCGGTGGGCTCTGCGCGAGACCCTCAGCGAGGAAGCCTGGCTGCTGCAGGTCGCCACCGAGTCGCGGCGCGGCCAGCTCGATCCCTCCAGCCTGGAACGCGCCGTCCAGTTCCACGAGCTCAGCGCGGACCAGGCGCAGGCCATCCGGGAGCTGCTTGGTGATCAACGCCGGGTGGGGCTCCTGGTCGGCCCCGCCGGTGCGGGCAAGACGCGCACGTTGCGAGCCGTCGTTGACGCCTGGGAAGCCACCGGCGCCACGGTCCTCGGGCTGACGGTGTCCCAGGCCGCTGCTGACGTGCTGTCGGCCGAGGGACAGGTCCGGGCCGAGAACACCAGCAAGTGGCTGTACGAGACCCGCCGCGGCCGCTGGCACCTCCCAGCCGGCGCGCTGGTCATCGTCGACGAGGCATCGATGGTGACGACCGCCGAGCTGGTCGAGATCGCTGAACAGACCCGCCGGGTCGACGGCAAGCTCCTGCTCGTCGGCGACCCCGCCCAGCTCGAGGCCATCCACATCGGTGGCAGCTTCGACCTTCTCGCCGAGCGGATCGGCGCCTCCCACCTCCACGAGGTGCGCCGGTTCACCGACCGGTGGGAACGCCAGGCCAGCCTCGATCTGCGCCGCCGCGACCCAGCTGCACTCGCCGAGTACGCGATGCGAGGCCGGATCCACGGCGGCACGCTCGGTACGGTCGAGACCGACCTCTTCGCGGCATGGCAGGCCGATGCCCTCGACGCCGACGGCGGCCGCCGCCGATCGGTCCTGATGATCGTCGGGACCAACGATCAGGCCGCCGTCATGGGAGAACGGGCACGTGCGGCGCTGCTCGACGCCGGCCTCGTCTCGCGCGGGAGCAGCGTCCAACTGCGCGACAACCTCGCTTCGCCGGGTGACCACATCGTCTCTCGCCGCAACGACCGCAACCTGGTCACCTCGACCGGCGGCTGGGTCGTCAACGGCGACGTGTGGACCATCGTCGCGGTCCACGAAGACGGCGCCGCCTCAGTCCGCAAGCACGCCGACGGAGCCACCATCACCCTGCCCGCCCACTACCTCGCCGAGCACACCCACCTCGCCTACGCCACCACCGCGCACCGGGCCCAGGGCATGACCGTCGACGCCTGCCACGCGCTGATCACCCTCGACACCTCGCACGAACAGCTCTACGTCTCCGCCACCCGCGGCCGCCACAGCAACCGGCTGTGGGTCGTCACCGACTCCGACCGCGACCTGATCCGCGATGACCACGATCTGCCCGCCCCCGAACACGTCCTGTCCACCCTCCTCGCCCGTCGCAACCCCGACCGGCTGTCGGCCCACCAGATCATCGAGGACTCCCAGAGCGAGGTCGGCTCCCTGGCCCGGCTCGGTGCCATCTACGAGGACGCCACCCGGCGAGCAACCGAGCAGTGGATGGCCGACCTCCTCGCCGAACGCGGCTTGTTCGACGTGAGCGCTGACCGGCAGTGGCCCGCCCTGGTCGACCGTGTCCGAGCCCTCACCCTCGGCGGCTGCAACATCGAACGTCTCGTCCCGGCCCTCCTCGACCAGCGCCCCATCGACGACGCCCGCTCCGTGGCCGGCGTGCTCCACTGGCGACTCGAGCCCTACACCGCGCACCTGGCGAACCTCCGACCTCTCGGACCGGCGGCGGCCATCCCACTCGTCGGCAGCCCGTTCGTCGAGGTCGCGCAGCAAGCTGCTGACCTGATGTCCCGCCGGTGGCGCGACCTCCGTGCGAACCTCGACAGCCAGCCGGCGCCAGCGTGGGTCGACGAGGCGCTCGGTGAGCGGCCCGAGGACGACACCCTCCGGCGGCGCTGGCTGAACGCCGCGACCGCGGTCGCCGCCTACCGCGAGCGCTACGAGATTGCCGACCACACCCCCATGCTCGGACCCCGGCCCGCGGGTGTCCGCCCCGACGCCCAGGCCCTCTACGACCACGCGCAGCACGCCGTCGATCGGTACGCCGCCCACCGGCTCGAACACCTCAGTGAGGAGGCCCTGTTCGAGCTAGCGGCTCGCCAGCAGGACATCCTCGACCGGCGTCCCCACTTCGACCCTGCGGAGCTCGAGCGAGCACGGCGAAACCTCGACGCCTTCGAGCGGGCATGCCGCAGCGCTGCCGGACCCGACCGCCGGCCGGCAGAACTGGACAGGTCGCACGCTCAGCGACGCGTGGATCGGTTTGAAGCGCGCGCCGAAGCCCACAAGCGGTGGCTGGGCGCGACTGCGACCGCTGCCGCCACCCGGCGCCAGATCGCCGTCTCCCTCGAACACCGAGCATCCCGCGGCGCACGACGCTGA
- a CDS encoding JAB domain-containing protein gives MTAGPATGTLPTTPEHAAALPTRWFAPADYLTRDELTSPEAAAAVLMPHLAGLDREACVAAYLDTKHRLLTVELVSLGSIDHTFMSPRDVYRGALLANAAALVLAHNHPSGDPEPSRDDQLLTRRLTRAGELIGIDLLDHLVVAGDQWISLARRGHL, from the coding sequence ATGACGGCCGGACCGGCCACCGGAACCCTCCCGACCACCCCCGAGCACGCAGCCGCGCTGCCCACACGCTGGTTCGCGCCCGCCGACTACCTGACCCGTGACGAGCTCACCAGCCCCGAGGCCGCCGCCGCGGTCCTGATGCCACACCTGGCCGGCCTCGACCGCGAGGCGTGCGTCGCCGCCTACCTCGACACCAAGCACCGCCTGCTCACCGTCGAGCTGGTCAGTCTGGGCAGCATCGACCACACCTTCATGAGCCCCCGCGACGTCTACCGCGGGGCGCTGCTCGCCAACGCCGCCGCCCTGGTCCTGGCCCACAACCACCCCTCCGGAGACCCCGAACCCTCCCGCGACGACCAGCTGCTCACCCGACGGCTCACCCGAGCCGGGGAGCTGATCGGCATCGACCTCCTCGACCACCTCGTGGTCGCCGGAGACCAGTGGATCTCGCTGGCTCGCCGCGGCCACCTCTGA
- a CDS encoding ArdC family protein → MLEAALQRLVASGEYAEWFTKLATLHRYSAGNKMRIIAQRPDATRVASYRTWQQLDRHVIKGERGIAILHPRPFWVDPTTGEKAAPPRNDHEHDRLVKKLGYGTGYVFDVAQTEGSPLPTLDRPVPDQAPVELTTHLVGYCHDQGVSVETQALPEHLRGYYQRDGDLIVINDDVSDGERAAVLAHELSHREDPELVSAFTAGERGYYRHNRGDCEAVAEAAAHVISARFGFDITDHAAGYIAGWVDGDVDRFRQLHGRVDQVTCQLVPPDHLDLQLTAAASRAADLAASRGPRRR, encoded by the coding sequence ATGCTCGAGGCCGCCCTGCAACGGCTCGTGGCGTCCGGTGAGTACGCCGAGTGGTTCACCAAGCTCGCCACCCTCCACCGCTACTCAGCCGGCAACAAGATGCGCATCATCGCGCAGCGACCTGACGCCACCCGCGTCGCTTCGTACCGGACCTGGCAGCAGCTCGATCGCCACGTGATCAAGGGTGAGCGTGGCATCGCCATCCTGCATCCACGACCGTTCTGGGTCGACCCGACCACCGGTGAGAAGGCCGCGCCGCCACGCAACGACCACGAGCACGACCGGCTCGTCAAGAAGCTCGGCTACGGCACCGGCTACGTGTTCGACGTCGCCCAGACCGAGGGGTCCCCGCTCCCCACCCTCGATCGTCCCGTCCCGGACCAAGCACCCGTCGAGCTCACCACCCACCTCGTCGGCTACTGCCACGACCAGGGCGTCAGCGTCGAGACGCAAGCGCTGCCGGAGCACCTTCGCGGCTACTACCAGCGCGATGGCGACCTCATCGTCATCAACGACGATGTCTCCGATGGTGAGCGGGCTGCGGTGCTCGCGCACGAGCTCTCCCACCGCGAGGACCCCGAACTCGTCAGCGCGTTCACGGCGGGTGAACGCGGCTACTACCGCCACAACCGCGGGGACTGCGAGGCGGTCGCCGAAGCCGCCGCCCACGTCATCTCCGCCCGGTTCGGGTTCGACATCACGGACCACGCCGCCGGCTACATCGCTGGCTGGGTCGATGGTGACGTCGACCGGTTCCGACAGCTACACGGCCGCGTCGACCAGGTGACCTGTCAGCTGGTCCCACCCGATCACCTGGACCTCCAGCTCACCGCAGCCGCCAGCCGTGCTGCCGATCTCGCCGCCAGTCGCGGCCCCCGTCGGCGGTGA
- a CDS encoding RNA polymerase sigma factor — translation MHDPTPAPYGAVTRRWTALDDRARDGHAQRLLDVLVADAHIERPGRDQGLHYRRLVSAAVEGDQQAFAWLATSHRPLLLARGRALFRSDPAEWGSVCLELLHRTLCDTDTNGRWGRQQVAATLSRRLNKTVRDHLSRTRLERPLRETVAARFTVDERDPHLDLSADLAEALQQLDPATRDGLTALADRVHLAEIAARHDISHDALRQRLVRARAHLQPQLETYRRSA, via the coding sequence ATGCACGATCCCACCCCTGCCCCGTACGGCGCCGTCACCCGCCGCTGGACCGCGCTTGATGACCGCGCACGCGACGGCCACGCCCAACGGCTGCTCGACGTCCTCGTCGCTGACGCGCACATCGAGCGTCCTGGCCGTGATCAGGGGCTGCACTACCGCCGCCTCGTCAGCGCTGCCGTCGAGGGTGACCAGCAAGCCTTCGCCTGGCTGGCCACCAGCCACCGACCCCTGCTGCTGGCCAGAGGCCGGGCGCTGTTCCGCAGCGATCCGGCCGAGTGGGGCTCGGTGTGTCTCGAGCTGCTGCACCGCACCTTGTGCGACACCGACACCAACGGTCGGTGGGGACGCCAGCAGGTCGCTGCGACCCTCAGCCGACGCCTGAACAAGACGGTGCGCGACCACCTCTCCCGCACACGCCTCGAGCGACCGCTGCGCGAGACGGTCGCCGCCCGCTTCACCGTCGACGAACGCGATCCCCACCTCGACCTGTCCGCCGATCTCGCCGAGGCGCTCCAGCAGCTCGACCCTGCTACGCGCGATGGCCTCACCGCCCTCGCCGATCGGGTGCACCTGGCAGAGATCGCCGCACGTCATGACATCAGTCACGACGCTCTGCGCCAACGGCTCGTCCGTGCTCGAGCCCACCTCCAGCCGCAGCTCGAGACGTACCGGCGGTCGGCATGA